The following are encoded together in the Synchiropus splendidus isolate RoL2022-P1 chromosome 7, RoL_Sspl_1.0, whole genome shotgun sequence genome:
- the coro1ca gene encoding coronin-1C-A isoform X1, whose product MKRGFVRSSKFRHVFGQAVKQDQLYDDIRVSRVTWDSAFCAVNPKFVAIIVEASGGGAFLVLPLQKTGRIDKSYPTVCGHTGPVLDIDWCPHNDHVIASGSEDCTVMVWQIPENGLVTPMSEPVVVLEGHSKRVGIITWHPTARNVLLSAACDNQIIIWNVGTGEAMINLEDMHPDMIYNVSWNRDGSLICTACKDKAVRIINPRKECIVAEKEKAHEGARPMRAIFLSNGNVLTTGFSRMSERQLALWNVQSMEEPMTINEMDTSNGVLLPFYDPDTNVVYLCGKGDSSIRYFEVTDEAPYVHFLNTFGSKEPQRGMGYMPKRGLDVNKCEIARFYKLHERKCEPIIMTVPRKSDLFQDDLYPDTAGPDAALEAEEWFEGKNGNPILISLKNGYVPGKNREIKVVKKNILDSKVTKNSENSSPATKSASPTPSIKSEAKLEEILKEIKSLKDLVSSQEKRIIQLEEQMSKIAI is encoded by the exons ATGAAACGAGGTTTTGTACGGTCGAGCAAATTCCGTCACGTCTTCGGCCAGGCGGTGAAACAAGACCAGTTGTACGATGATATCCGGGTGTCAAGGGTCACGTGGGACAGCGCCTTCTGTGCAGTTAACCCCAAGTTCGTCGCCATAATTGTTGAAGCCAGTGGTGGCGGAGCATTCCTCGTTCTCCCTCTTCAAAAG ACTGGACGCATTGACAAGTCCTACCCTACAGTGTGTGGACACACAGGCCCGGTGTTGGACATCGACTGGTGTCCTCATAATGATCATGTCATTGCCAGCGGCTCTGAGGACTGCACAGTGATG gtGTGGCAGATTCCTGAAAATGGCCTTGTCACTCCCATGTCTGAGCCAGTCGTGGTACTGGAGGGACACTCGAAGAGAGTTGGCATCATCACGTGGCACCCCACAGCACGCAATGTTCTTCTCAGTGCCG CTTGTGACAACCAGATCATCATCTGGAATGTGGGAACAGGGGAGGCCATGATCAATCTGGAAGATATGCACCCAGACATGATCTACAACGTGAGCTGGAATCGCGATGGAAGCCTCATCTGCACAGCCTGCAAGGACAAAGCCGTCCGTATCATCAATCCCAGGAAGGAGTGCATTGTTGCG gagaaggagaaggccCACGAGGGTGCTCGACCGATGAGGGCCATTTTCCTGTCAAACGGAAACGTCCTCACCACTGGCTTCAGCCGTATGAGCGAGAGACAACTGGCTCTCTGGAATGTG CAATCGATGGAGGAGCCGATGACCATCAACGAGATGGACACTAGCAATGGAGTTCTCTTGCCCTTCTACGACCCTGACACCAACGTCGTCTACCTGTGCGGGAAG GGAGACAGCAGCATCCGCTACTTTGAAGTCACAGACGAGGCGCCATACGTGCACTTCTTGAACACTTTTGGCAGCAAAGAGCCTCAGAGGGGGATGGGCTACATGCCCAAAAGGGGTCTTGATGTCAACAAGTGTGAGATCGCTAG GTTCTACAAACTGCACGAGAGGAAGTGTGAGCCGATCATCATGACCGTGCCCCGAAAA tccgACCTCTTCCAGGATGATCTGTACCCCGACACTGCTGGACCCGACGCAGCCCTGGAGGCTGAGGAATGGTTTGAGGGCAAGAATGGAAACCCCATTCTCATCTCCCTGAAGAATGGCTATGTGCCGGGCAAGAACCGTGAAAtcaaggtggtgaagaagaacATTCTGGACAGCAAGGTGACCAAGAACTCGGAGAACTCCTCACCTGCCACCAAGTCTGCCTCTCCAACTCCGTCGATT AAATCGGAAGCAAAGCTGGAAGAGATCTTGAAAGAAATCAAATCCCTCAAGGACCTGGTCAGCAGTCAGGAGAAGAGAATCATCCAACTTGAAGAGCAAATGTCCAAAATCGCCATTTAA
- the tmem119a gene encoding transmembrane protein 119, with the protein MTSRLHLHLACVSLLSLCWGICHSSPLFYNVSMDGSGDEAELELLFPTSFSTRAPVQVTASTGTPSLTNSITTTMIRLKDFVLSRVVDFLQENLLIIIVVTSLLIVMVFIICCASAMSHKRKLEAYKPPPNPPRKYMADKTVAGKTEVQERAYGVDHVKRVQNQGMASPNLRVPSKALVGERGRDVRSSPRQEVRKVREVEEVEKRREEPKHKEQPKHREEVQHTSAASSSHPVCTCHLKKNHH; encoded by the coding sequence ATGACATCCCGCCTGCATCTCCACCTGGCCTGTGTGAGCCTGCTCTCCCTCTGCTGGGGCATCTgccactcctctcctctcttctacAATGTTTCCATGGATGGCAGTGGAGATGAAGCAGAGCTCGAGCTGCTTTTCCCAACGTCCTTCTCCACCCGAGCTCCCGTCCAAGTGACGGCATCCACCGGCACCCCCAGCCTGACCAAcagcatcaccaccaccatgatCCGACTGAAAGACTTTGTCCTGAGCAGGGTGGTGGACTTCCTGCAGGAGAATCTTCTCATCATCATCGTGGTGACCTCCCTGCTCATCGTCATGGTCTTCATCATCTGCTGTGCGTCTGCCATGAGTCATAAACGTAAGCTGGAGGCCTATAAGCCCCCGCCAAACCCCCCCAGGAAGTACATGGCCGACAAAACAGTAGCAGGGAAGACTGAGGTCCAGGAGAGGGCTTATGGAGTGGACCACGTCAAGAGGGTCCAGAACCAAGGCATGGCCTCCCCTAACCTCCGGGTGCCATCCAAGGCTCTGGTTGGAGAAAGAGGTCGGGATGTCAGGTCGTCGCCCCGCCAGGAGGTGAGGAAGGTGCGGGAGgttgaggaggtggagaagcgTCGAGAGGAACCGAAACATAAGGAGCAGCCCAAGCATCGTGAGGAGGTGCAGCACACTTCCGCTGCTAGCTCCAGTCATCCTGTCTGTACGTGCCATCTGAAGAAGAAccaccactag
- the iscu gene encoding iron-sulfur cluster assembly enzyme ISCU: MAMLTLRTLVFGRRLWCPQLNALCSYHKKVVDHYENPRNVGSLDKNAQNVGTGLVGAPACGDVMKLQIQVDENGKIVDAKFKTFGCGSAIASSSLATEWVKGKTVDEALSIKNTDIAKELSLPPVKLHCSMLAEDAIKAALSDYRVKQQDKEKTQKNISN, translated from the exons ATGGCGATGTTGACATTACGGACGTTAGTATTTGGCAGAAGGTTGTGGTGCCCGCAGCTGAACGCTCTCTGCTCTTATCACAAAAAG GTGGTCGATCACTACGAAAACCCAAGAAATGTGGGCTCTCTGGACAAAAACGCCCAAAACGTGGGGACAGGTCTGGTGGGGGCACCGGCCTGTGGTGATGTGATGAAACTTCAA ATTCAAGTCGATGAAAACGGTAAGATCGTGGACGCAAAATTCAAAACGTTTGGATGTGGATCCGCCATTGCGTCGAGTTCTCTCGCCACCGAGTGGGTGAAGGGGAAAACG GTGGATGAAGCTTTGAGCATTAAAAACACAGACATCGCCAAAGAATTAAGCCTTCCTCCTGTCAAGCTTCATTGTTCCA TGCTGGCAGAAGACGCCATCAAAGCAGCACTGTCTGACTACAGAGTGAAGCAGCAGGATAAGGAGAAGACGCAGAAGAACATCAGCAATTAA
- the sart3 gene encoding squamous cell carcinoma antigen recognized by T-cells 3 has product MASTSTTEQTQLQDMEEDDAEMDERAMESDNDDGEDMGDEASDDEDNDSSEDEKENEAEIQRLEEQLSINAFDYNCHVDLIKLLKQEGELLRLRKARQKMSELFPLTEEIWLDWLKDEIRMTEEEPNREAVYELFERAVKDYICPEIWLEYAQYSIGGMGSPGGIEKVRSIFERAVTAVGLHMTKGHTVWEAYREFEDAILSTVQPPPGRIPSPEEQERLSTQLGRIHTLFRRQLAIPLIDMENTFAEYEEWSETGVADTIVNQYKKALQQMEKYKALEESLLVAETPKLAEYQTYLDFEMKEGDPARIQITFERALAENCLVPDMWEKYTKYLDRQLKIKDLVLSTHERAVRNCPWTMGLWKSYLLALERHRADHKTVSDVFEKALSAGFIQATDYVEIWQAYLDYLRRRVDFSSESSKELEELRAAFARSLDYMKQDVEERFGESGDSSCVIMQIWARIEALHCKNIQKARELWDSIMTKGNAKYANMWLEYYNLERSYGDTVHCRKALHRAVQCTSDYPEHVCEVLLTFERVEGSIEDWDVAVQKTENRLIRVNEQRARTAEKEANLALQEEEKAEQQRKMKADKKAQKKAQKVFRAGEKRKADQQEGLQEDWSENSVSKRKRPNDQTTLEFMETETGHSGKKPPPGYKPAPPGMKKPQQAVVQQQSDDKMELRNDNSSVFISNLAYTLEEPEAKLRTLFETCGPINQVRPVFGNKGGFKGYCYVQFEAPASVSEALKLDRRELEGRPMFVSPCVDKSKNPDFKVFKYNTSMEKHKIFISGLPFSCTKEQLEELSKSHGTVKEVRLVTYRSGKPKGLAYVEFANEAQASQAVLKMDGLEMEGNKISVAISNPPRRNTEKPGFNRPASDARQAYGSRGRGRTQLSLLPRSLHRPAEPSSKVANGTAAESSSSSSSAGSKPLSNSDFAKMLLSK; this is encoded by the exons ATGGCGTCGACGAGCACGACAGAGCAAACGCAGTTGCAAGACATGGAGGAGGACGATGCTGAGATGGACGAGAGAGCGATGGAGTCAGACAACGACGACGGCGAAGACATGGGCGATGAAGCGTCCGACGATGAAGACAACGATTCTTCTGAGGACGAGAAAGAAAACGAAGCTGAAATCCAGCGCCTGGAGGAGCAG CTATCAATAAACGCCTTTGACTACAACTGCCATGTTGACCTGATTAAACTTCTGAAGCAAGAGGGAGAGCTTTTGCGTCTAAGGAAGGCAAGGCAGAAGATGAGTGAGCTTTTCCCGCTCACTGAAG AGATCTGGCTTGACTGGCTCAAGGACGAGATCCGTATGACTGAGGAGGAACCTAATCGAGAGGCAGTGTACGAGCTGTTTGAAAGAGCAGTGAAAGATTATATCT GCCCAGAAATCTGGCTTGAATATGCCCAGTATTCAATTGGTGGCATGGGCTCACCAGGGGGAATTGAGAAAGTGAGGTCCATCTTTGAGAGAGCTGTGACAGCAGTGGGGCTTCACATGACCAAGGGACACACTGTGTGGGAGGCTTACAGGGAGTTTGAGGATGCTATTCTGTCCACAGTGCAG CCTCCGCCAGGACGGATCCCCAGCCCAGAGGAACAGGAGCGCCTTAGCACTCAGCTAGGGCGAATTCACACACTATTCCGTCGCCAGCTTGCTATCCCCTTAATAG ATATGGAGAACACTTTTGCGGAGTATGAAGAATGGTCCGAAACTGGGGTGGCAGACACAATTGTAAATCAGTACAAGAAGGCTTTGCAGCAGATGGAAAAATACAAAGCTCTCGAGGAATCTTTG TTGGTTGCCGAGACTCCTAAGCTGGCAGAGTACCAGACCTATCTTGATTTCGAAATGAAGGAAGGCGACCCAGCTAGGATCCAGATTACCTTCGAGCGGGCGCTGGCTGAGAACTGCCTGGTGCCTGACATGTGGGAAAAATATACCAAATACCTT GATCGTCAGCTGAAAATTAAAGACCTGGTTTTGTCCACTCATGAAAGAGCGGTCAGAAACTGTCCATGGACCATGGGTTTGTGGAAGAGCTACCTTCTCGCCCTTGAGAGACACAGAGCTGATCACAAGACAGTCTCAG ACGTGTTTGAGAAGGCCCTGAGTGCAGGTTTTATTCAAGCTACCGATTATGTGGAAATTTGGCAGGCGTACCTCGATTACCTGAGGAGACGTGTAGATTTCAGCAGTG AGTCAAGTAAAGAGTTGGAGGAACTAAGAGCTGCCTTCGCTCGATCTCTGGACTACATGAAACAGGATGTTGAAGAAC GCTTCGGTGAAAGTGGTGATTCTTCGTGTGTCATAATGCAGATCTGGGCAAGAATAGAG GCACTACACtgcaaaaacattcagaaaGCCAGAGAGCTGTGGGACAGTATCATGACCAAAGGAAATGCCAAATATGCCAACATGTGGCTGGAGTACTACAACCTGGAAAG GTCTTACGGCGATACCGTCCACTGTCGAAAAGCTCTTCACCGGGCTGTCCAGTGCACGTCGGACTATCCGGAGCACGTGTGTGAAGTTCTGCTCACCTTCGAGAGAGTGGAAG GCTCTATAGAGGACTGGGATGTAGCAGTGCAGAAGACTGAGAATCGGCTGATAAGGGTGAACGAGCAGCGGGCCAGA ACAGCTGAGAAAGAAGCCAACCTCGCGCTTCAGGAAGAGGAGAAGGCGGAGCAGCAGCGGAAGATGAAGGCAGACAAGAAAGCTCAGAAGAAGGCTCAGAAAGTCTTCAGAGCAGGGGAGAAGAGGAAAGCTGATCAGCAAGAAGGACTTCAGGAGGACTGGAGCGAAAACTCTG TGTCTAAAAGAAAGCGGCCGAATGACCAAACAACGTTGGAGTTCATGGAGACGGAGACGGGACACTCTGGCAAGAAACCTCCTCCTGGATATAAACCTGCTCCCCCGGGCATGAAGAAACCACAGCAGGCTGTGGTCCAGCAGCAGAGCGACGACAAGATGGAGCTTCGAAATGACAACAGCAGCGTGTTCATCAGTAACCTGGCGTACACCCTGGAGGAGCCAGAAGCCAAACTGCGGACTCTCTTTGAGACCTGTGGTCCTATTAATCAGGTCAGACCCGTGTTTGGCAACAAAGGGGGATTCAAAGGTTACTGCTACGTCCAGTTCGAGGCCCCGGCTTCTGTCTCCGAAGCCCTGAAGCTGGACAGGAGGGAGCTGGAGGGGAGGCCCATGTTTGTGTCGCCGTGTGTGGACAAGAGCAAAAATCCAGACTTTAAG GTGTTCAAGTACAACACTTCAATGGAGAAACACAAAATCTTCATCTCTGGCCTGCCCTTCTCCTGCACGAAGGAGCAGCTCGAGGAGCTCAGCAAAAGTCACGGCACCGTCAAAGAAGTCCGTCTGGTCACTTACCGGTCGGGGAAGCCCAAG GGTCTGGCCTATGTGGAGTTTGCCAATGAGGCCCAGGCCTCCCAGGCGGTTCTGAAGATGGACGGCTTGGAGATGGAAGGCAACAAAATCTCAGTTGCCATCAGCAACCCTCCCCGCAGGAACACAGAGAAGCCCGGCTTCAACAGACCCGCGAGCGACGCACGTCAGGCCTACGGATC GAGAGGGAGGGGCCGCACGCAGCTGTCACTCCTGCCTCGGTCACTGCATCGACCGGCTGAGCCCTCAAGCAAGGTGGCCAACGGAACTGCAGCTGAGTCATCATCTTCGTCATCATCGGCAGGTTCCAAACCTCTGTCCAATTCTGACTTTGCCAAAATGCTCTTGAGCAAGTGA
- the ficd gene encoding protein adenylyltransferase FICD: MTFLMVWRWTSGRVLGGWGPLLCVVLGSLVALLIPLVGVEDQCRTALRGFAQLRCQLWSNYRQPATVQSTSLTVPFTAIDLLPQKSKPSKEMVLESRAALQQALEMKKSGKREKAHKLLVHALSMNPEYVDALTELGTILEEEKDVVQADHLYTKALAISPCNQRALVSRDRTLPLVEEIDQRHFGIIDSKVRRLMSIPKGNSALRRVMEETYYHHIYHTVAIEGSTLTLSEIRHIIETRYAVPGKSLQEQNEAIGVDAAMKYINTTLLSRSGDISVGDILEIHRRVLGYVDPVEGGRLRSSQVFVGHHIPPHPQDLQRHMQELVQWLNSEEALQLHPVEFAALAHYKLVYVHPFVDGNGRTSRLLMNLVLMQARYPPITIRKEQRSEYYAALDTANEGDVRPFIRFIAKCTELTLDTLLISTTEHAVGLPGADQFIPVHN; the protein is encoded by the exons ATGACTTTTCTGATGGTGTGGCGGTGGACAAGCGGCCGCGTCCTCGGAGGATGGGGCCCGCTGCTGTGTGTGGTCCTGGGCTCACTGGTGGCCTTGTTGATACCCCTGGTCGGCGTGGAGGATCAGTGCCGCACAGCTCTGAGAGGCTTCGCTCAACTCCGCTGCCAGCTGTGGAGCAACTATCGCCAGCCGGCTACTGTCCAGTCCACCAGCCTCACCGTTCCTTTCACCGCCATTGACCTGCTGCCTCAAAAATCCAAGCCCAGCAAAG AGATGGTGCTGGAATCCCGGGCGGCGCTGCAACAAGCCCTCGAGATGAAGAAGTCTGGGAAGCGGGAAAAGGCTCACAAGCTGCTGGTGCACGCTCTCAGTATGAACCCCGAATACGTGGATGCTCTGACGGAGCTGGGGACAattctggaggaggagaaggacgtGGTGCAGGCAGACCACCTCTACACCAAAGCTCTGGCCATCTCGCCGTGCAACCAGCGAGCTCTGGTCAGCAGAGACAGGACTCTtcccctggtggaggagatCGACCAGCGCCACTTCGGCATCATCGACAGTAAAGTTCGCCGGTTGATGTCCATCCCCAAGGGGAACTCGGCGCTCAGGAGGGTGATGGAGGAGACCTACTATCACCACATCTACCACACCGTGGCCATCGAGGGCAGCACACTGACTCTGTCTGAAATCCGACACATCATCGAGACGCGCTACGCCGTCCCTGGCAAGAGTCTTCAGGAGCAGAACGAGGCCATCGGCGTGGACGCAGCCATGAAGTACATCAACACCACCCTGCTGTCCAGAAGTGGAGACATCTCGGTCGGTGACATCCTGGAGATCCACCGCCGTGTCCTCGGTTACGTCGACCCGGTGGAGGGGGGGAGGCTGCGAAGCAGCCAGGTCTTTGTGGGCCACCACATCCCACCTCACCCGCAGGACCTGCAGAGACACATGCAGGAGCTGGTCCAGTGGCTGAACTCAGAAGAGGCGCTGCAGCTTCACCCCGTGGAGTTCGCGGCTCTGGCTCACTACAAACTGGTGTACGTGCACCCGTTCGTCGACGGCAATGGCAGGACGTCAAGACTGTTGATGAACCTGGTGCTCATGCAAGCCAGATACCCACCCATCACCATTCGGAAAGAGCAGAGGTCGGAGTACTACGCCGCTCTGGACACGGCCAACGAGGGTGACGTGCGCCCCTTTATCCGCTTCATCGCCAAATGCACCGAGCTCACGCTGGACACGCTGTTGATCTCAACCACTGAGCACGCCGTCGGGCTGCCCGGGGCGGACCAGTTCATCCCAGTTCACAACTGA